In the Sphingobium sp. Z007 genome, GGCTGAGCAAGCTGGTCCGATCCCAAGGTCCGATCCGGTTCGACTGGTCCAAGACCCATCTTACCGACGATGTGCTGGAGGGCTTCCTGGCGCTGGCCGATGAGCAGGGTTTCACGGCGCATCGCGACGCGCTGTTTTCCGGCGAGGCGGTGAACAATAGCGAAGGCCGCGCCGCCGAACATACCGCCGAACGGGGCGAGGGCAATGCCGACAGCGTTGCCCATGCCAAGATGCTGCATCGGCGGATGCGCGGCCTGATCGACGCGATCGAGGCGGGCGCGCTGGGGGAGGTCCGCCATATATTGCATATCGGCATCGGCGGGTCGGCGCTTGGCCCCAAGCTGATCGTCGATGCGCTGGACGGTGACGGGGTGCGCTATGATGTGGGCATCGTGTCCAATGTCGACGGCACCGCGCTGGAGCGGGCGATCGAGGGGTTCGATCCCAACGCGACGCTGATCGCGATCGCCTCCAAGACCTTCACCACCAGCGAGACGATGCTGAACGCAGCGAGCGCGATCAACTGGATGGTCGAAGCCGGGGTGGACGATCCCTATGGCAAAGTGATCGCGCTGACCGCCGCGCCCGACAAGGCGATGGAGTGGGGCGTCGATGAAACCCGCATCCTGCCCTTCGCCGAGTCGGTGGGCGGGCGCTATTCGCTCTGGTCCTCGATCGGCTTTCCCGCCGCGCTGGCGCTGGGCTGGGACGCGTTCGAAAGCCTGCTGGAGGGGGCGGCGGCGATGGACCGGCATTTCCGGCTGTCTCCCCCAAGCGAGAATGCGCCGCTGATCGCGGCTTTCGTGGATCAATATTATACCCGCGTGATGGGGTGCCAGACCCGCGCGCTGTTCGCCTATGACGAGCGGCTGGCGCTGCTGCCATCCTATCTTCAGCAATTGGAGATGGAGAGCAACGGCAAGAGCGTGCAGCGCGACGGCAGTCCCGTAGACGGCCCGACCGCGCCGATCACCTGGGGCGGGGTGGGCACCGATGCGCAACATGCGGTGTTCCAGTTGCTGCATCAGGGGACGATCGTATCGCCGGTCGAGTTTATCGCCTCGATCGAGCCGGGCCATGCGCTGGACCCGGCGCATCATCGCGCTTTGCTGGTCAACTGTTTTGCCCAGGGCGCGGCGTTGATGCGGGGGAAGGACAATGAGGCCGATCCGGCGCGTGCTTATCCCGGCAACCGGCCATCGACCACCATCCTGCTGGACGATGTGACGCCGGAGGCGCTGGGGGCGTTGATCGCCTTCTACGAGCATCGCACCTTCGCCAATGCGGTGTTGATGGGGATCAACCCGTTCGACCAGTTCGGCGTCGAGCTGGGCAAGGAGATCGCCAAGTCGATCGAGGCGGATGGGGCTGTCGGGTTCGATCCGTCGACCATGGCGCTGATCGAGATCGCCTTGGGCGGGGTATAGTCGACAGCCGTTCGTTGCGAGCGTGTCGAGAAACGGCAGCACTGGGCTTCCCGCTTCTCGACTGCGCTCGAAGCGAACGGAGGTGTTTTGGCTACCAGCAACAATATTCCCATTTGTAACTGACGCCACCACCCGCCATATCCGCGCCTATCCCATCGGAGGCCCGGCATGCGTGACTATGATTTCGACCTTTTTGTCATTGGCGCAGGATCGGGCGGCGTGCGTGCCTCTCGCGTGGCGGCGGCGCATGGGGCGAAGGTTGCGGTGGCCGAGGAATTTCGGGTCGGGGGCACCTGCGTCATTCGCGGCTGCGTGCCCAAGAAACTGCTCATCTATGGCGCGCATTTTGCCGAGGATCTGAAGGACGCCCGCCGCTTTGGCTGGGACGTCCCGGAATGTGGGTTCGAATGGACCACGCTGCGCGACAATGTGCTGGCGGAGGTCGATCGGCTGGAAGGCCTGTATGGCAATACGCTCGACAGCCATAAGGTCGAGGTAATCCGCGAGCGGGCGACCATCACCGGGCCGCATGGTATCAAGTTGGCCAGCGGGCGCGAGGTGAGCGCCAAGACAATCCTGGTCGCGACCGGGGCGTGGCCGGTGATCCCCGAACTGGAGGGTGCCGAACATGGCATCACCAGCAACGAGGTGTTCCATCTGGAGCAATGCCCCACGCGCATCGTTATCGTTGGCGGTGGCTATATCGCTAATGAATTTGCCGGCATCTTTCACCAGTTGGGCAGCCATGTGACGATGGTCAATCGCGGCAGCGATCTGCTGCGCGGTTATGATACCCAGATCCGCGACCGGCTGCTCCAGATTTCGATGACCAAAGGCATTAACTTCCGCTTCAACGCGAAGATGGAGCGGATCGAGAAGAATGAAGACGGGACTTTGTGCGTGCGGTTCCAGG is a window encoding:
- the gor gene encoding glutathione-disulfide reductase; its protein translation is MRDYDFDLFVIGAGSGGVRASRVAAAHGAKVAVAEEFRVGGTCVIRGCVPKKLLIYGAHFAEDLKDARRFGWDVPECGFEWTTLRDNVLAEVDRLEGLYGNTLDSHKVEVIRERATITGPHGIKLASGREVSAKTILVATGAWPVIPELEGAEHGITSNEVFHLEQCPTRIVIVGGGYIANEFAGIFHQLGSHVTMVNRGSDLLRGYDTQIRDRLLQISMTKGINFRFNAKMERIEKNEDGTLCVRFQDGDPVAADVVLFATGRRPMTDGLGLETAGVELTEKGAIKVDDYSQTSCESIYAVGDVTDRLQLTPVAIREGHAFADTVFGNNRRKVDYGCVPSAVFSHPPLAGVGMTEAEAKNHYGTVKVYTSDFRPMKNVLAGREERALYKMIVDATTEKVIGLHMIGPDAPEILQAAAVAVKAGLTKQDFDDTVALHPSMAEELVLLK
- the pgi gene encoding glucose-6-phosphate isomerase yields the protein MPSSALASIAALTQADLKTIFTTDPDRLSKLVRSQGPIRFDWSKTHLTDDVLEGFLALADEQGFTAHRDALFSGEAVNNSEGRAAEHTAERGEGNADSVAHAKMLHRRMRGLIDAIEAGALGEVRHILHIGIGGSALGPKLIVDALDGDGVRYDVGIVSNVDGTALERAIEGFDPNATLIAIASKTFTTSETMLNAASAINWMVEAGVDDPYGKVIALTAAPDKAMEWGVDETRILPFAESVGGRYSLWSSIGFPAALALGWDAFESLLEGAAAMDRHFRLSPPSENAPLIAAFVDQYYTRVMGCQTRALFAYDERLALLPSYLQQLEMESNGKSVQRDGSPVDGPTAPITWGGVGTDAQHAVFQLLHQGTIVSPVEFIASIEPGHALDPAHHRALLVNCFAQGAALMRGKDNEADPARAYPGNRPSTTILLDDVTPEALGALIAFYEHRTFANAVLMGINPFDQFGVELGKEIAKSIEADGAVGFDPSTMALIEIALGGV